The Amaranthus tricolor cultivar Red isolate AtriRed21 chromosome 6, ASM2621246v1, whole genome shotgun sequence genome has a segment encoding these proteins:
- the LOC130815560 gene encoding uncharacterized protein LOC130815560, with the protein MGEWFGNSWVWNLQWRRLLYDWEIEDLRGLEHMIQLNEPKRDTEDGVLWHSTEVASYPTKCIYAKFNDSPGSSLPNSIAPIIWKNFIPPRAKLTIWLANQEKLKTGDFLVEKGIITQQNAWCPFCRNEIESNSHILFVCRFAWSAWMEVLKWWGLSAPLHMQFSKFSIQWLGLADGRRHRHFWALMFGCIIWSLWYERNLIKFERKIPNLQNFVSSLRIRIGIWAKEMMGSFGCAPNAIYNADSFIMYS; encoded by the coding sequence ATGGGAGAGTGGTTTGGAAACTCTTGGGTTTGGAACCTACAATGGCGCCGTCTCTTGTATGATTGGGAGATCGAAGACTTGAGGGGTCTGGAGCACATGATTCAACTAAATGAGCCAAAAAGAGATACAGAAGATGGGGTCCTATGGCATAGCACAGAAGTGGCATCTTATCCTACAAAATGCATCTACGCCAAATTCAATGATTCCCCTGGCTCCTCCCTACCGAATTCCATAGCTCCTATTATATGGAAAAATTTTATACCTCCAAGAGCAAAACTGACTATATGGCTAGCAAATCAGGAGAAGCTGAAAACAGGAGATTTCCTTGTGGAGAAAGGAATCATTACCCAGCAGAATGCCTGGTGTCCCTTTTGCAGGAATGAAATAGAATCAAACTCTCATATTCTTTTTGTGTGCAGATTTGCATGGTCCGCGTGGATGGAAGTTCTAAAATGGTGGGGCCTCTCAGCTCCTCTCCATATGCAGTTTTCAAAATTTAGCATTCAATGGTTAGGCTTGGCGGACGGGAGAAGACACAGACACTTCTGGGCTCTGATGTTTGGTTGCATTATATGGTCCTTGTGGTATGAAAGAAACCTGATCAAGTTCGAGAGGAAGATCCCCAATCTTCAGAATTTTGTTTCGTCGCTGAGAATCAGAATTGGAATATGGGCAAAGGAAATGATGGGATCCTTTGGCTGTGCACCAAATGCTATATATAATGCAGATTCTTTTATCATGTATTCCTAA